One window of the Arthrobacter sp. D5-1 genome contains the following:
- a CDS encoding GNAT family N-acetyltransferase — protein MSPDALVEDIAHLLEVWVAGWSGCRGYESRQEGRFPAALRADKTGDWEYFAHDPSDEEFTALAAKTAEAPTRILTVLTNDVQRYKYLAEQHGLTVTSASQTMMIVDMETQDSEDPWLPDDDLELATSESNGVHYAVVHSGEQVAASGRVFVVDGTAVFDKIVTEPDFQRRGLGSFIMKALAAQAFSHDVENGLLLASLDGQKLYSHLGWDVVCHVLMMSASGTEGSDLSGA, from the coding sequence ATGAGTCCAGACGCCTTGGTTGAAGACATTGCGCACCTTTTGGAAGTCTGGGTAGCCGGCTGGTCCGGCTGCCGCGGCTATGAGTCACGCCAAGAAGGCCGCTTCCCTGCTGCGCTTCGCGCCGACAAAACCGGTGACTGGGAGTATTTTGCCCACGATCCCTCGGACGAAGAGTTCACCGCCCTTGCGGCCAAGACCGCAGAAGCCCCCACCCGGATCCTGACGGTCCTCACCAACGACGTCCAACGGTACAAGTACCTGGCTGAACAGCACGGGCTGACCGTGACGTCCGCATCGCAAACCATGATGATCGTGGACATGGAAACCCAGGATTCCGAGGATCCGTGGCTGCCCGACGACGACCTTGAACTCGCTACCTCCGAATCCAACGGAGTCCACTACGCCGTGGTCCATTCCGGCGAGCAGGTGGCCGCCAGCGGACGGGTCTTCGTAGTGGACGGTACTGCAGTCTTCGACAAAATCGTCACCGAACCGGACTTCCAGCGCCGTGGGCTGGGAAGCTTTATCATGAAGGCCCTCGCCGCCCAGGCGTTCTCGCATGATGTGGAGAACGGGCTATTGCTGGCATCCCTGGACGGCCAGAAGCTCTACTCCCATCTTGGCTGGGACGTGGTGTGCCACGTTCTCATGATGTCCGCCAGCGGCACCGAAGGATCGGACCTTTCAGGAGCGTAG
- a CDS encoding DEAD/DEAH box helicase, which produces MAAPHSLISLLGRTPDPEQLRHVHTIPARKAVNEPWPGWVHPDVVGAYEALGIREPYRHQVQAADLAHSGQHVVIATGTASGKSLAYQLPALDAIHRSELRVLADPGKIHDDGAVTLYLSPTKALAADQLAAIRSLKLPTVRAETYDGDTDVASRRWIRDHANFILANPDMLHFGILPNHTWWAKFFRRLRYVIVDEAHSYRGVFGSHVANLMRRLRRICAYYGAGNTFPEPVFIAASATASDPGVSFGRLIGAPVREVSEDCSPHGSTTVAFWEPALTDVKGENGAKQRRTAVAETADILANLVSSRVRTIAFIKSRRGAESIASITKRLLDEVDPSLPGRVAAYRSGYLPEERRALEQALRSGQLLGVSSTSALELGIDISGLDAVLVAGWPGTRASLFQQIGRAGRAGQDAIAAFVASDDPLDTYLVNHPEAIFDVSVEATVFDPGNPYVLGPHLCAAAAELPIGPAELDLFGPTSEGLLDRLVVQGYLRKRPAGWFWTHPESAAGMVNLRADGGGPVSIVDAETGSLLGTMDSPQTHYQAHTGAIYVHQGESYLVEDLNEADHCVMVRRVNPDFYTTARDVTQIEVLETSRSVQWGDITVHFGDVKVTTQVVSFQRKALISNEILGEEPLELGARDLFTKAVWFVVDNRSLHGAGLVEAEFPGALHAAEHAAIGLLPLVASSDRWDIGGVSTALHADTGVPTIFVYDGHPGGAGFAERGFEKAKIWLTATKEAIQACECDSGCPSCVQSPKCGNKNNPLDKAAAITLLGVLLKDAI; this is translated from the coding sequence GTGGCTGCACCTCATTCATTGATCTCCCTGCTGGGCCGGACGCCGGACCCTGAGCAGTTGCGCCATGTCCATACCATTCCCGCCAGGAAGGCCGTCAACGAGCCGTGGCCGGGCTGGGTCCACCCCGACGTCGTGGGGGCATACGAGGCCTTGGGGATCCGCGAACCGTACCGGCACCAGGTCCAGGCCGCCGACCTCGCCCACTCCGGACAGCACGTGGTCATCGCCACTGGAACGGCATCCGGAAAGTCGCTCGCCTACCAACTGCCGGCTTTGGACGCGATACACCGTTCCGAATTGCGAGTCCTGGCCGACCCAGGGAAGATCCACGACGACGGTGCCGTCACCCTGTACTTGTCCCCCACCAAGGCACTGGCGGCCGACCAGCTTGCCGCGATCCGCTCGCTGAAGCTGCCCACCGTAAGAGCAGAGACCTACGACGGCGACACCGACGTTGCGTCGCGCCGTTGGATCCGTGATCACGCGAACTTCATCCTGGCCAACCCGGACATGCTGCACTTCGGAATCCTGCCCAACCACACCTGGTGGGCAAAGTTCTTCCGTCGGCTGCGCTACGTGATTGTGGACGAGGCCCACAGCTACCGCGGTGTCTTCGGCTCCCATGTGGCCAACCTGATGCGGCGGCTCCGGCGGATCTGCGCCTACTACGGTGCAGGAAACACGTTCCCCGAGCCGGTGTTCATTGCCGCGTCTGCCACTGCCTCCGACCCCGGCGTTTCTTTTGGCCGGCTCATCGGCGCCCCTGTCAGGGAGGTTTCCGAGGACTGCTCGCCCCACGGGTCCACCACAGTTGCCTTTTGGGAGCCGGCGCTCACGGACGTCAAGGGTGAGAACGGGGCCAAACAGCGGCGGACCGCCGTAGCCGAAACAGCGGACATTCTGGCAAACCTCGTGTCCTCGCGCGTGCGCACCATCGCATTCATCAAGTCGCGCCGCGGAGCCGAGTCCATTGCCTCCATCACCAAAAGACTCCTCGACGAGGTGGACCCCAGCCTGCCGGGGCGGGTTGCTGCCTATAGATCCGGGTACCTGCCCGAAGAGCGCCGGGCCTTGGAGCAAGCCCTGAGGTCCGGTCAGTTGCTGGGCGTTTCCAGTACCTCGGCCTTGGAACTGGGCATCGATATTTCGGGGCTGGATGCGGTGCTGGTGGCTGGATGGCCGGGCACCCGGGCTTCGCTTTTCCAACAGATTGGCAGGGCCGGGCGGGCAGGACAGGATGCCATCGCCGCTTTCGTGGCCAGCGACGACCCCTTGGACACGTACCTGGTGAACCATCCCGAGGCCATCTTTGACGTCTCTGTGGAAGCCACCGTCTTTGATCCCGGCAATCCGTACGTGCTTGGTCCCCATTTGTGTGCCGCGGCCGCTGAGTTGCCGATCGGGCCGGCCGAGCTCGATCTGTTTGGCCCCACCTCCGAGGGGCTGCTGGACCGTCTTGTGGTCCAGGGATACCTCCGCAAACGGCCTGCTGGTTGGTTCTGGACCCATCCGGAGAGTGCTGCCGGAATGGTGAATCTCCGGGCGGACGGAGGCGGTCCGGTGAGTATCGTTGATGCCGAAACAGGATCGCTCCTGGGGACCATGGATTCGCCGCAAACCCACTATCAGGCCCACACGGGTGCGATCTACGTCCACCAAGGTGAAAGCTACCTGGTGGAGGACCTCAACGAAGCCGACCATTGCGTGATGGTGCGCCGGGTCAACCCCGACTTCTACACCACGGCGCGCGACGTGACCCAGATTGAGGTCCTCGAAACGTCGCGCTCGGTCCAGTGGGGCGACATCACCGTGCATTTCGGCGACGTCAAAGTGACCACGCAAGTTGTCTCCTTCCAACGCAAGGCCCTGATTTCCAACGAGATCCTCGGTGAAGAACCCTTGGAATTGGGCGCCCGTGACCTGTTTACCAAGGCCGTCTGGTTTGTGGTGGATAACCGCTCTCTTCATGGGGCAGGTCTGGTGGAAGCCGAGTTCCCGGGGGCGCTTCATGCGGCCGAACACGCCGCCATTGGGCTTCTTCCCTTGGTTGCCTCCAGTGACCGCTGGGACATCGGCGGCGTCTCCACTGCCCTCCATGCCGACACCGGTGTGCCCACGATTTTCGTCTACGACGGTCATCCAGGTGGCGCCGGGTTCGCTGAGCGGGGCTTTGAAAAGGCCAAGATCTGGTTGACTGCAACCAAAGAAGCCATCCAGGCCTGTGAGTGTGACAGCGGCTGCCCGTCCTGTGTCCAGTCCCCCAAATGCGGTAACAAGAACAACCCGCTGGACAAGGCAGCCGCCATCACGCTGCTGGGTGTGTTGCTGAAGGACGCCATCTAG
- a CDS encoding Rv3654c family TadE-like protein yields MNPLSLPVVPPERGAGTVLALTLGAVVMALLVGVLVLAQAGVMESRAASAADLAALAAADAARGLTSGEPCAVASEVAARHDATVTSCTVTGGNVADVATELAHPFDWGVATGRARAGPPP; encoded by the coding sequence ATGAACCCGCTTTCACTACCTGTTGTCCCTCCTGAGCGCGGGGCGGGAACAGTTCTCGCGCTGACACTGGGTGCAGTGGTGATGGCCTTGCTCGTGGGCGTCCTGGTCCTGGCCCAGGCAGGGGTGATGGAGTCCAGGGCTGCGTCCGCTGCGGACCTGGCTGCGCTCGCCGCCGCCGATGCTGCCAGGGGCCTCACTTCAGGGGAACCGTGTGCGGTGGCCTCCGAAGTAGCGGCGCGGCACGATGCAACAGTTACATCCTGCACCGTAACCGGAGGGAACGTAGCTGACGTGGCTACCGAGTTGGCTCATCCCTTCGACTGGGGAGTCGCCACGGGACGGGCGCGGGCAGGGCCACCCCCGTAG
- a CDS encoding TadE family type IV pilus minor pilin, with product MTAEFAVALPAVVLLLAFLLAGGAAGITQLRLEEAATAGARASARGETGGAVEGIVRRLAGDGVSSSVTDDSGWLTVTASARVGGAVGSLIPWTLTASASARAESTGSGAGAEPAGSRAGIP from the coding sequence GTGACTGCGGAGTTCGCCGTTGCCTTGCCGGCCGTGGTCTTGCTCTTGGCCTTCCTGCTGGCAGGCGGTGCTGCGGGGATCACACAACTGCGGCTGGAGGAAGCTGCTACGGCAGGAGCCCGGGCCTCCGCGCGGGGCGAGACAGGTGGTGCCGTGGAAGGAATTGTGAGGCGGCTTGCCGGTGACGGCGTCAGTTCCTCTGTCACCGACGACTCCGGGTGGCTCACGGTGACAGCCTCGGCCCGGGTAGGCGGAGCCGTGGGATCGCTGATCCCCTGGACGTTGACAGCGTCGGCCTCCGCCCGCGCAGAGTCAACGGGTTCGGGGGCTGGTGCCGAACCAGCTGGTTCAAGGGCAGGCATCCCATGA
- a CDS encoding DUF4244 domain-containing protein, protein MRTLFKAESGRRQGRRAAGQDRAAVSGKQGMRTFGIEQFELEEFTDSGFGDAGFRATGADLQLTTSHGALALRYPGEIRDQGTLRRRPGRHHRRSLWRSHERRRTREMLPGSESGMATAEYAIATLAAVGLAGLLVVLLRSEEVRGFLLNLIRTALSLP, encoded by the coding sequence GTGAGAACACTCTTCAAGGCCGAATCCGGCCGCCGCCAGGGCCGCCGTGCTGCTGGCCAGGATCGAGCCGCCGTTAGCGGGAAGCAAGGAATGAGGACCTTTGGAATCGAGCAGTTTGAACTCGAAGAATTCACGGATTCCGGCTTCGGAGACGCGGGCTTCCGGGCCACTGGTGCGGACCTTCAGCTCACCACGTCACACGGTGCGCTGGCCCTGCGGTACCCAGGGGAAATCCGGGATCAGGGCACACTGCGGAGGCGACCAGGGCGGCATCATCGGAGGAGCCTGTGGAGGAGCCATGAACGTCGCCGGACACGGGAAATGCTTCCTGGCTCGGAGAGCGGTATGGCCACGGCCGAGTATGCCATCGCTACCCTCGCCGCAGTGGGGCTCGCAGGGCTATTGGTGGTCCTCCTTCGGAGCGAAGAAGTCCGCGGCTTCCTGCTCAACTTGATTCGCACGGCCCTGTCCTTGCCATGA
- a CDS encoding type II secretion system F family protein, whose amino-acid sequence MPGALVLVIIVVLGLAAFVWFTGPTRARARVLIRNADATSLTRSSRRGPAGTLDLRTRTAAGEGPAPTDPPDPKGPSDGLRDTAMMLELVASMLDAGAGIGRALELISACASPPIKRSLRPVVAALAIGADWETAWRTHTQHAPEVVRLKDALAFAALTGAPSASILYAQAARERREQFRAAEKRAAALGVKLVVPLGLCSLPAFICLGIVPVLIAMLPVG is encoded by the coding sequence ATGCCCGGGGCGCTGGTGCTGGTGATCATCGTCGTCCTGGGTTTGGCGGCTTTCGTGTGGTTCACCGGGCCGACGCGTGCCAGGGCGCGCGTGCTGATCCGGAATGCCGACGCCACGTCACTGACGCGCTCCTCCCGCCGTGGTCCGGCCGGTACTCTGGACCTCCGAACGCGGACGGCTGCCGGGGAAGGGCCAGCCCCAACGGATCCTCCTGATCCGAAAGGTCCGTCCGACGGTCTCCGAGACACCGCGATGATGCTGGAACTGGTGGCGTCAATGCTCGACGCCGGAGCTGGAATCGGAAGGGCACTGGAACTCATCTCCGCGTGTGCATCACCACCCATCAAGCGGTCGCTCAGGCCAGTTGTGGCCGCGCTGGCCATCGGCGCGGATTGGGAGACGGCGTGGCGGACCCACACCCAGCACGCGCCCGAGGTGGTCCGTCTCAAGGATGCACTGGCTTTCGCAGCCCTAACCGGCGCCCCCTCGGCATCGATCCTCTACGCACAAGCGGCCAGGGAACGGCGCGAACAGTTCCGGGCTGCGGAGAAGCGAGCCGCTGCCTTGGGCGTGAAACTGGTAGTACCTCTGGGCCTGTGCTCACTGCCGGCCTTCATATGCCTGGGGATCGTGCCTGTCTTGATCGCCATGCTTCCCGTCGGATGA
- a CDS encoding TadA family conjugal transfer-associated ATPase: MNPFEAPRRRQGRKLDSLLLETVRESVLAGHGPVTPSTVAAAVQASGRLLGTAGALEAAESINAELNGLGPLQQLAQDPAVTDIFVNGPNSVWLDRGQGLERSSVHFDTEQQIRSLASRLVSAGGRRLDDGSPCVDVRLNGGYRVHAVLSPISTTGTLLSIRIRREKVFTLPELREGGMFSEQGEWVLRAIMSQRLSFLISGATGSGKTTLLSALLGLSHPTERLVLIEDAAELNPVHPHVVTLESRHGNLEGGGALDLGELVRQALRMRPDRLIVGECRGAEVRELLTALNTGHTGGGGTIHANAAEAVPARLVALGALAGLNAEAVRLQVSSALDVVIHVDRTSTGRKVASIGVLTDTSEGQKVVSALRWHPTGMTCGPAWPALARRLGPALPAGFDWSGSGGAPGTSAETWSVDAL; encoded by the coding sequence GTGAACCCGTTCGAGGCACCGCGACGCAGGCAGGGCCGGAAACTTGATTCCCTGCTCCTTGAAACCGTACGGGAGTCTGTGCTCGCGGGCCACGGACCAGTCACGCCGTCCACCGTCGCAGCGGCGGTACAGGCAAGTGGCAGGTTGCTGGGCACCGCCGGCGCCTTGGAGGCCGCAGAGTCCATCAACGCCGAGCTGAACGGGCTGGGCCCCCTTCAACAGTTGGCCCAGGATCCGGCAGTGACGGACATCTTCGTCAACGGCCCCAACTCCGTCTGGCTGGACCGTGGACAGGGGTTGGAAAGGTCATCGGTGCATTTCGACACCGAGCAACAGATCAGGTCCTTGGCGTCCCGCCTGGTTTCGGCCGGTGGCCGTCGGTTGGATGATGGGTCGCCCTGTGTAGACGTGCGCCTGAACGGCGGTTACCGGGTGCACGCGGTCCTCTCGCCGATATCCACTACCGGAACCCTTCTGTCCATCCGTATACGCCGTGAGAAAGTGTTCACCCTGCCGGAGTTGAGGGAAGGCGGCATGTTTTCCGAGCAAGGTGAATGGGTTCTGAGGGCAATCATGAGCCAAAGACTGAGTTTCCTGATCAGCGGCGCTACTGGCTCGGGAAAGACCACCCTGCTGTCCGCCCTGCTCGGCTTGAGCCACCCGACAGAGCGGTTGGTCCTGATCGAGGATGCCGCCGAACTCAACCCCGTCCATCCCCACGTAGTGACGCTTGAATCCCGGCACGGAAACCTCGAGGGCGGTGGTGCGCTGGATCTGGGCGAACTGGTCCGCCAGGCACTGCGCATGCGGCCGGACCGGCTGATCGTCGGAGAATGCCGCGGGGCTGAAGTCCGTGAACTGCTGACGGCCCTCAACACCGGGCATACAGGCGGCGGCGGGACCATCCACGCCAACGCGGCAGAGGCCGTGCCTGCGCGGCTGGTGGCCCTCGGTGCGCTGGCGGGGTTGAACGCTGAGGCCGTTCGGCTGCAGGTTTCCAGTGCCCTGGACGTCGTCATTCACGTGGACCGGACCTCCACTGGACGGAAGGTGGCTTCCATAGGGGTACTGACTGACACTTCCGAAGGCCAGAAGGTGGTCTCCGCCCTCCGCTGGCATCCGACAGGAATGACGTGTGGGCCCGCGTGGCCTGCCCTTGCCCGACGGCTCGGTCCGGCGTTGCCCGCCGGTTTCGACTGGTCCGGCTCTGGTGGGGCGCCGGGTACATCAGCTGAGACGTGGTCAGTGGACGCACTATGA
- the ssd gene encoding septum site-determining protein Ssd: protein MDGTWVPHDTAGILLVSADPYLQEEAKRIVAAAGGSLATAIDVTEAVHGWDSADVVLVGSDVRELPPRRRSPTVLLGRASDGDGLWELAAALGAERVAVLPEAAAWLAEHLSMSGSPDPGGMVMGIIGGSGGAGATTTAIWLAQAAADHGVSTMLIDGDPWGGGLELAVTAEDIPGLRWPDFSETRGSMDPTQFRDSLPFAGGFAYLSWPGTRDAIHSPDTRAVAAVMDAARRSFELILVDIGRSGEGVRNLAWDCDRMVLLAKAHLKSAVAAGRILNELPPIDAGLVVRGSSASSVDAGFIAESLGLPLLGILPEVRGVAAGTEVGRILEFGRRRPVNRFAMSVLGFDGGVQ, encoded by the coding sequence ATGGACGGAACTTGGGTCCCACACGATACTGCCGGTATTTTGCTCGTCTCTGCAGACCCCTACCTGCAGGAAGAGGCCAAACGGATTGTCGCAGCCGCTGGTGGAAGCCTCGCGACAGCTATCGATGTGACCGAAGCTGTGCACGGTTGGGACAGTGCCGACGTTGTTTTGGTGGGCAGCGATGTCCGTGAGTTACCCCCTCGGCGTCGCTCGCCCACGGTGCTGTTGGGCAGGGCTTCCGACGGCGACGGTCTCTGGGAGCTGGCCGCTGCCCTGGGCGCTGAACGGGTCGCCGTTCTTCCCGAAGCTGCGGCCTGGCTGGCCGAACACCTCAGCATGTCCGGGTCTCCAGATCCCGGGGGCATGGTCATGGGCATCATCGGTGGCAGTGGCGGCGCGGGGGCAACCACTACAGCCATCTGGCTGGCCCAAGCGGCTGCCGATCACGGAGTGAGCACCATGCTTATCGACGGCGATCCTTGGGGTGGCGGCCTTGAACTGGCGGTGACGGCCGAGGACATCCCCGGACTCAGGTGGCCTGACTTCTCCGAAACCCGCGGAAGCATGGATCCCACGCAGTTTCGGGATTCCCTGCCCTTCGCCGGCGGCTTCGCTTACTTGTCCTGGCCCGGAACACGGGACGCGATCCACAGCCCGGACACGCGTGCAGTAGCCGCGGTCATGGACGCCGCTCGCCGCAGCTTTGAGCTCATCCTGGTGGACATAGGGCGGAGCGGAGAAGGAGTGCGGAACCTTGCGTGGGACTGCGACAGGATGGTCCTGCTCGCTAAGGCTCACCTCAAATCCGCGGTAGCGGCAGGGCGCATCCTGAACGAGCTCCCGCCTATCGATGCAGGGTTGGTGGTCCGAGGCAGCAGTGCCTCCTCCGTGGATGCGGGCTTCATTGCCGAGTCACTGGGACTGCCACTGTTGGGCATCCTCCCTGAGGTGAGGGGCGTGGCCGCCGGTACCGAAGTGGGACGCATCCTTGAATTCGGCCGACGCAGGCCGGTCAACCGTTTTGCCATGTCAGTCCTGGGATTCGACGGTGGTGTCCAGTGA
- a CDS encoding bifunctional 3'-5' exonuclease/DNA polymerase, with amino-acid sequence MYLLLAAHPEGAAIQRISPTGKATADPRVVTRGDLAGVVREFEAQRPRWVWHRATDWYPELLAHGVELERCHDLALSGAILAHSEFTAHTDYARHAIKLTQDDDTGPPRALQPPPPPADQGALFEDLSPSNPKAGLAELREEFSAQQHAVAQVTTDEQRKQRLQLLLAAESACAIIAVEMQHAGVPWREELHQQILADVLGPRPPMGHRPPALEALCAELRHILNSPTLNPDSPQDLMRALHRNGIEVKSTRQWELQESKHPAIQPLLAYKKLSRLHTANGWAWLDAWVRDGRFHPEYVVGGVVSGRWASRGGGALQIPRNIRGAVHANPGHKLIVADASQLEPRVLVALAQDTKMAEAARDKDLYAGIAAQGFGGDRAKAKIALLGAIYGATTGESGRLMPQLTRTYPRAVGFVEQAAREGEGGRTVTTRLGRSSPPPSAGWLRSQQSTTAEEQRRADNLARSRGRFTRNFVVQGSAAEWAACWLAELRRRLRAMRAEGSPSGELVFFLHDEVMVHAPDDAVEACIQAIEEAAAAAKELMFGRIPVEFPVSVAVVESYDKAK; translated from the coding sequence ATGTATTTGCTGCTCGCCGCCCACCCGGAAGGCGCAGCCATACAAAGGATCTCCCCCACAGGAAAAGCCACGGCGGATCCGCGCGTCGTCACCCGCGGTGACTTGGCCGGCGTCGTGCGTGAATTCGAAGCCCAGCGGCCGCGCTGGGTGTGGCATCGCGCCACGGACTGGTATCCGGAACTGCTGGCGCACGGCGTGGAGCTGGAGCGATGCCACGACCTGGCGCTGAGCGGGGCAATCCTGGCACACTCGGAGTTCACGGCACACACGGACTACGCGCGGCACGCGATCAAGCTCACCCAGGATGATGACACCGGGCCGCCACGCGCCCTCCAGCCCCCGCCGCCTCCAGCGGACCAAGGCGCCCTGTTCGAGGACCTGTCGCCGTCCAACCCCAAAGCAGGGCTGGCCGAACTCAGGGAGGAGTTCTCAGCCCAACAGCATGCTGTCGCCCAGGTCACCACGGACGAGCAGCGAAAGCAACGCCTCCAACTTCTGCTCGCCGCCGAATCAGCCTGCGCCATCATCGCTGTTGAGATGCAACACGCCGGTGTCCCGTGGCGCGAAGAGCTGCATCAACAGATCCTCGCCGATGTTCTGGGGCCCAGGCCGCCCATGGGACACCGGCCTCCGGCCCTTGAAGCACTCTGCGCAGAACTCCGGCACATTCTCAACTCCCCCACCTTGAATCCGGACTCGCCGCAGGACCTCATGCGCGCCCTGCACCGGAACGGGATCGAGGTGAAGAGCACGCGCCAATGGGAACTCCAGGAATCGAAGCACCCGGCCATCCAGCCCTTGCTTGCCTACAAGAAACTCTCCCGCCTCCACACGGCCAACGGCTGGGCATGGCTGGATGCGTGGGTGCGGGATGGACGGTTCCACCCCGAATACGTCGTGGGCGGCGTGGTGTCCGGCCGCTGGGCCTCGCGGGGCGGCGGAGCCTTGCAGATCCCGCGCAATATCCGCGGCGCGGTCCATGCCAATCCCGGCCACAAGCTCATCGTCGCGGATGCTTCGCAACTGGAACCCCGCGTCTTGGTTGCATTGGCCCAGGACACGAAAATGGCCGAGGCCGCCCGCGACAAGGATCTCTACGCCGGCATCGCCGCGCAGGGTTTCGGCGGTGACCGGGCGAAGGCCAAGATCGCACTGCTGGGTGCTATCTACGGTGCCACCACCGGTGAATCGGGCAGGCTTATGCCCCAGCTGACGCGCACCTATCCGCGTGCCGTCGGGTTCGTGGAGCAGGCGGCCCGCGAGGGCGAAGGCGGCAGAACGGTGACAACACGGCTCGGCCGAAGCAGTCCACCGCCGTCGGCAGGCTGGCTGCGAAGCCAGCAATCCACCACTGCGGAAGAACAGCGACGCGCGGATAACCTGGCCCGCTCCCGTGGCCGGTTCACCCGCAACTTCGTAGTCCAGGGCTCGGCTGCTGAATGGGCGGCATGCTGGCTCGCTGAATTACGACGGCGGTTGCGGGCCATGCGTGCCGAAGGCTCACCTTCCGGAGAGCTGGTCTTCTTCCTGCACGACGAAGTGATGGTTCACGCCCCGGACGACGCGGTGGAAGCCTGTATCCAAGCCATCGAAGAGGCAGCCGCCGCGGCCAAGGAGCTCATGTTCGGACGTATCCCGGTCGAATTCCCGGTGAGTGTCGCCGTCGTCGAATCCTACGACAAGGCGAAGTAG
- a CDS encoding DUF1508 domain-containing protein: MAGRFEILMENDETYRFRLTAADGTVVAESPTFRHLEDVIAGINAVRENAATGLVVDRSTAARRAA; the protein is encoded by the coding sequence ATGGCTGGCAGGTTCGAAATTCTTATGGAAAACGACGAAACGTACCGGTTTCGCCTGACCGCGGCCGACGGAACCGTCGTGGCCGAATCACCCACGTTCAGACACCTTGAGGATGTCATTGCAGGCATCAACGCCGTCCGCGAAAATGCTGCGACCGGACTGGTAGTGGACCGTTCGACGGCGGCACGCAGGGCCGCCTGA
- a CDS encoding CoA pyrophosphatase has protein sequence MTALEELSALVTRFEAGEQQHSALWERLPVIPETNRPAAVLMLFGVLDDVPAESGRPIAPADLDVLLLERAHTLDDHPGQVAFPGGMVDPEDESVVAAALREAVEETGLDASGVRVLGTIPELGLIRSNFRVTPVLGWWDAPSPVRVVDYAESAQVFRVPVRDLLDPVNRVTATISRFGRTYTSPGFTVNGVLVWGFTGMVLSGLFDELGWTVPWDTEKLRDVDLL, from the coding sequence GTGACCGCGCTAGAGGAATTGTCGGCGCTGGTGACCCGCTTCGAAGCAGGCGAACAGCAGCACTCTGCCCTGTGGGAGAGGCTTCCCGTCATCCCGGAGACCAACCGGCCCGCTGCTGTACTCATGCTTTTTGGCGTGTTGGATGACGTGCCGGCTGAGTCCGGGCGCCCCATAGCCCCGGCCGACCTCGACGTCCTGTTGCTGGAGCGGGCACACACCCTCGACGACCATCCAGGGCAGGTAGCCTTCCCCGGCGGCATGGTGGACCCGGAGGATGAGTCGGTGGTGGCTGCGGCGTTGCGGGAAGCCGTGGAAGAAACCGGGCTGGACGCCAGCGGTGTCCGCGTTCTCGGCACCATCCCAGAGCTTGGACTGATCCGCAGTAATTTCCGTGTGACACCGGTGCTGGGCTGGTGGGACGCGCCGTCGCCGGTCCGGGTAGTCGACTACGCCGAATCCGCGCAGGTATTCAGGGTGCCGGTGCGCGACCTCCTGGATCCCGTCAACCGGGTCACGGCCACCATTTCCCGTTTCGGACGCACTTACACCAGCCCCGGCTTCACCGTGAACGGCGTACTGGTCTGGGGCTTTACAGGCATGGTCCTGAGCGGGCTCTTTGATGAACTCGGCTGGACTGTTCCCTGGGACACGGAAAAACTCCGCGACGTCGATCTCCTGTAA
- the nth gene encoding endonuclease III: MAIAEAGSLLALKRRARKINRVLAEKYPYAHAELDFRNPFELVVATVLSAQTTDVLVNQVTKILFARYPDARAMAEADPVELETILQPTGFFRAKARNVLALSNRLVDEYDGEVPGRLEDLVTLPGVGRKTANVVLGNAFGVPGITVDTHFGRLARRFGWTASDDPVKIEFDVAELFEPKDWTMLSHRVVFHGRRVCHARKPACGACPVASLCPSYGDGETDPVKAAKLLKYELAPGNEALLEQLLAETHRAAEIRMESQRRPG, from the coding sequence GTGGCCATCGCTGAAGCTGGTTCGCTGCTCGCACTCAAACGACGGGCCCGCAAGATCAACCGGGTCCTGGCGGAAAAGTATCCGTACGCGCATGCGGAGCTGGATTTCCGCAACCCGTTTGAACTGGTGGTTGCCACGGTCCTGTCAGCCCAGACCACCGATGTGTTGGTCAACCAGGTCACCAAGATCCTGTTTGCCCGGTACCCGGATGCGCGGGCCATGGCGGAGGCTGATCCCGTGGAACTGGAGACCATCCTTCAGCCCACCGGCTTCTTCCGGGCAAAAGCGCGGAACGTCCTGGCACTGAGCAACAGGCTGGTGGATGAGTACGACGGCGAGGTCCCGGGCAGGCTGGAGGACCTGGTGACGCTGCCTGGCGTCGGACGGAAAACGGCCAACGTGGTCCTCGGAAATGCCTTTGGAGTCCCCGGGATCACCGTGGACACGCACTTCGGACGACTGGCACGGCGCTTCGGATGGACGGCCTCGGATGATCCCGTGAAGATTGAGTTCGACGTCGCGGAACTGTTCGAACCCAAGGATTGGACCATGTTGTCGCATCGGGTGGTCTTCCACGGTAGAAGGGTCTGCCATGCCAGGAAACCTGCATGCGGTGCCTGCCCGGTGGCCAGTCTCTGTCCCAGCTACGGAGACGGCGAGACTGATCCGGTCAAAGCAGCCAAGCTCCTGAAGTACGAGCTCGCCCCGGGCAATGAGGCACTGCTGGAGCAGCTTTTGGCGGAGACCCACCGCGCCGCGGAAATCCGTATGGAATCGCAAAGGAGGCCCGGGTGA